A window of Ictidomys tridecemlineatus isolate mIctTri1 chromosome 1, mIctTri1.hap1, whole genome shotgun sequence contains these coding sequences:
- the LOC101972086 gene encoding serine protease inhibitor Kazal-type 6, translated as MKLSGVFLLLSLALFCLFSGVVSQGGQDKRGWITRSKGRLPGKGALRNRLFQIDCGEFRDPKVFCTRESNPHCGSDGQTYGNKCSFCKAVAKSDGKIILKHPGKC; from the exons ATGAAACTATCAGGTGTCTTTCTGCTCCTCTCTCTGGCTCTTTTCTGCCTCTTCTCAG gTGTCGTCAGCCAAGGAGGACAG GACAAAAGAGGCTGGATCACAAGATCAAAGGGCCGCCTGCCAGGGAAAGGTGCCTTAAGGAACCGTCTCTTTCAA ATCGACTGTGGAGAGTTCCGTGATCCCAAGGTATTCTGTACTCGGGAATCCAACCCGCACTGTGGCTCCGATGGCCAGACATATGGCAATAAATGTTCCTTCTGTAAGGCAGTGGC gaaaAGTGATGGGAAGATTATCCTAAAGCATCCAGGAAAATGCTGA